Part of the Thermodesulfovibrio thiophilus DSM 17215 genome, CTTATGGAGGAAGGTAATGACTGAGGATAAGAACAGCTGTGAGTGCAATGAAAGGCAGGAAATTAAAAAGGATATTTCATTGAAAGCAACTGTTTCAGGCATTAAGAAAAAAATTCTTATTCTTTCAGGCAAAGGTGGGGTAGGAAAGAGCACAGTATCAACAAAC contains:
- a CDS encoding P-loop NTPase, yielding MTEDKNSCECNERQEIKKDISLKATVSGIKKKILILSGKGGVGKSTVSTNIAVGLSQKGYQVGLLDIDIHGPNIPNMLGLQGHCPLMTDMGLFPLKIY